From Bacteroidales bacterium:
ACGAATATTTCCCTACATGCACTGAATGAACAGGGAAGTGAGCATGGAGTAATGGACCCGGGGCAGATTCAGGGAATGCCTGCTGATATATGTGCAAGGAAGGTGTTAAGGGGTATTAAGAAACAAAAAAGGGAAATATTGGTGGGTGGTAAGGAATTGCTTATGGTGTATATCAGAAAATGCTTCCCGTTTCTATTTTATCCCCTCGCGAAGAAAGCAGGTGAGCGTTGAAGATATTCCGGGAAGGCAGCGGATTGTTTGCCGAAAAGCCTGTGGAAACTTTGGATCAGATTAAATTTTGTGTATTTTGCACCTCTATGAAAAAGGAGAATCGAATGAAAGAAAAGACTATAAGCGGTATACAGCAGATTGGCATTGGTGTAACGGATCTTATGGAGGCATGGAAATGGTATTATGATGTTTTCGGTGCAGATATCCGTGTTTTTGAAGATGAAACAATTGCCGAGCTGATGCTCCCTTATACTGGAGGTTCTCCTCAGAAAAGGCATGCTGCCCTTGCCTTTAATTTACAAGGGGGAGGTGGTTTTGAGGTTTGGCAGTACACCGAACGTACGCCTCAAACAGCAAATTTTAATATTCAGCTTGGAGATTACGGTATCTATGTTGCCAAGATCAAATGCAAGGATGTCGAGGCAACCTATGATCTGTTCAATTCGAAACAGATCGATGTATTAAATACTCCCCAAAAGGCTCCTGATGGCAAGAAGCGTTTTTTTGTGCGCGATCTTTACGGAAATCATTTTCAAATGGTAGAAGGGCATCAATGGTATAAGGATGAAAATAAGCTTACCGGCGGAACTTATGGAGCATTGATCGGTGTATCCGATATAGAGAACTCACTG
This genomic window contains:
- a CDS encoding SDR family NAD(P)-dependent oxidoreductase, which produces AVTSSIVGKFGFPRRSAYSASKHALQGFYESLRTEMDGRNIKITMILPGRIRTNISLHALNEQGSEHGVMDPGQIQGMPADICARKVLRGIKKQKREILVGGKELLMVYIRKCFPFLFYPLAKKAGER